The proteins below come from a single Bremerella sp. JC817 genomic window:
- a CDS encoding helix-turn-helix domain-containing protein — protein sequence MSNQKASVPLLISPREAAKLLSVSQRKLWAMTFEDEPALPHLKMGRLVRYSMTELQRWIEAQQQKGGSDAR from the coding sequence ATGTCCAACCAAAAGGCCTCTGTCCCGCTCCTAATCAGCCCCCGAGAGGCCGCCAAGTTGCTGTCTGTCAGTCAACGCAAATTATGGGCGATGACTTTCGAAGATGAGCCGGCCCTACCGCACCTGAAGATGGGCCGTTTGGTCCGCTACTCGATGACCGAACTACAGCGATGGATTGAAGCCCAGCAACAGAAAGGGGGCAGCGATGCACGGTAG